The Salvelinus namaycush isolate Seneca chromosome 8, SaNama_1.0, whole genome shotgun sequence genome has a segment encoding these proteins:
- the LOC120051856 gene encoding proproteinase E-like, translated as MLERLVFLLLLAAYAYGCGTPTFEPNTNRIVNGEDARAHSWPWQISMQVKHGSRWHHTCGGTLIGSRWVLTAGHCVWPGDVYRVVMGEHDQSVQEGTEQIRDVLRILVHPDWDINMVAAGNDLALLKLDKAPIMNENVGLACLPEAGEIPADGDACFISGWGNLYTHGPMPDKLQQALLPVVGNSVCRQSDWWGMVVKDTMICAGGGEVSGCNGDSGGPLNCKGADGKWYVQGVTSFVSSRVCNEVKKPTVFTRISAFTDWLSNTMLYY; from the exons ATGCTGGAGAGACTGGTATTCCTGCTGCTGCTGGCAGCCTACG CATATGGTTGTGGTACTCCCACCTTTGAACCCAACACCAACAGGATTGTGAATGGAGAGGATGCCCGCGCCCATAGCTGGCCATGGCAG ATTTCAATGCAGGTGAAGCATGGCAGCCGCTGGCATCACACCTGTGGGGGCACTCTGATTGGCTCTCGCTGGGTCCTGACTGCTGGACACTGCGTATG GCCTGGAGATGTGTACCGTGTGGTGATGGGAGAGCATGACCAGAgtgtacaggagggaactgagcagATCAGAGACGTGCTGCGTATCCTGGTTCATCCCGACTGGGACATCAACATGGTCGCCGCTGG AAATGATCTTGCCCTGCTGAAACTGGACAAGGCTCCCATCATGAATGAGAACGTTGGTCTGGCTTGCCTTCCTGAGGCAGGAGAGATCCCTGCTGATGGAGACGCATGCTTCATCTCTGGCTGGGGAAACCTCTACA CCCATGGTCCCATGCCTGATAAGCTGCAGCAGGCCCTGCTGCCCGTGGTGGGGAACAGTGTGTGTAGGCAGAGTGACTGGTGGGGAATGGTGGTGAAGGACACCATGATCTGTGCTGGAGGGGGTGAAGTGTCAGGATGCAAC GGAGACTCTGGAGGTCCTCTGAACTGTAAGGGTGCCGATGGTAAGTGGTACGTCCAGGGCGTGACCAGCTTTGTGTCCTCTCGTGTCTGCAACGAGGTGAAGAAACCAACTGTCTTCACCCGCATCTCAGCCTTTACTGACTGGCTCAGCAAT ACAATGCTTTACTATTAA